From Lampris incognitus isolate fLamInc1 chromosome 13, fLamInc1.hap2, whole genome shotgun sequence, one genomic window encodes:
- the golga4 gene encoding golgin subfamily A member 4 isoform X3, whose translation MFKKLKQRINDEQPQPPPHRNAQSPQQAQVGAGDRRSSNTPAFHHEATPSPSDRESASKEVTRSPRGSINGDGSASPQQRDETSTSFAQKLQLKVPSMESLLRGGASRAENLFRSSSKESLVRSPSRDSLTPLGESETSATPAYDPPSDIESEAEESPGNVDSLSRELLLHRLNRVERSLANYRGKYSELVTAYRTVQRDKEKTQVILSQSQDKALRRIGELREELQMDQQAKKHLQDEFDAALEEKDQMITVLQTQVALMKKQFKKVSDTVAPPDGGVLQSEDARDSTSTPQSPSKELAAEMGATEAEEGSSDPAKVMEVLQKRVKRQENLLQKCKDLLRTHKERSAQLGSENETLQEQLQERLQELERMKELHTTEKTKLITQLRDAKNLIEQLEQDKGMVIAETKRQMHETLEMKEEEIAQLRSRIQQATVQKEELQEQKEKSEKSSFEELERALGVAQRAEEARKQLQVQLEEQMKAMEKANEDERKNLQKELTRVKQEVVVIMKKSSEETLADMERCHNEALAAKEQELEARISQAVEKCKEEFLQAAKEQEQQEALALEDAELQKTALKAEAENRVKDIQLELEAARTRILELESSLEKSTQDASVPSHDYSSQLEELKAKHKEQMSALREEHREQLERHKDILAQKHTSLEELKEKHRMEMETLLKDKELQFQAHVEDMNKKTLEKLDIKQTELETLSSELSMVLKSKQLLEEKLAAAGDADNLGRQALEQRLQEEVEKHNLKILNIKQQHEQSLGGIEKTLKDELNALRIVLKEKERELGEHTVREKKLEEESTTHLQELNIKVKELEELQQSFSQAQSEKESLVESNAQLNEITKDLAQSKKDFKNLEHQLELKETDCKEKEESLQQRLLELQELEQQLQQTKRQLAEQEKSYGEELNVKKEEVGHLKKLLDDEKAAHKKTENTKKEMEGKLKALETKMGKLKRKAEEMQEKFKKKLQENEESMKKELAKKETELQQKEQQVQEKILEMAQKSSQGLSSAMSELQVNHKEELEKLHKTHKHVLEEMEHRWQERLRHQEDDLTEKNSHVLQEKSQEMEDISHQLSSSKEESERALHELKDLKEELVIRETTVQKLQAELKEAAVKLESLSQGELLLKEQMESVERNLNQALSERNSLQDQLSTSEDSRVKLKALSEKFEETEGQLKALNASKLKEGEDLQRKLEESALQLEAKETEFQKQLIVIGNQMEHYFKEVQIKLECGANELCERVECRVRELSERLLCNQKRIGHLKNVILSKADRICTLEEHLLQRQEDNKNLCSSIEQMTAQLTAHIEHTEALTNERDSLQRDTDTNSQSISEKVLRIKQLSEENKTISESLQTNMLHINDLESIINDLKTQLAGKVEEKEEAITLLNQQYKEEKQNVVAQMEKTIERLEQERKSAVEQADILRKSLSEFENKAESKFTQNQNTVISLQTRLEDMEREISEKNETLQRLTASIDNQSISKSEMDQALSEKEQKVSALTLMLESCNDRLGELQDRLALKTKECEQLTADLKQQHTIRENEKREFTEQLQQTQKQYTQNYNVVCETEEKLHSLEKENQTCKLELKSQKEEFEKMKNEILKSKEESLKATEERLSTESARKVSEFKKKAEQKLVQIKKQLMSQIEEKDQIIKDRQTSLEELKDSEESNKHHMETLEEKGRALEDAVAKLKEEQEKHLEQIQTSEKLEKEKCLDELKNMYEEKLSSLQRDIGQVSKADETLATLEEVRARLKEAEEQNENLSTEISRLKEQLLERDAQLDQQQGVSSCLEKQGQIPLELENEVNVGQSNVEKTKSTLGTEQGNHSVSQEEDGASPEFLRKKLVEVENEKQKIQKDLTRLQKDIRLLRKEHEQDLDYTRKELAEANESKLKLELEDVEMKHKSELKQLMREFNTQMALKENEIDTSVKETIAKAQSVEAELISGHREEVSQLQKSREEEMGDRVWQVQKELEELQTRCHDNSTMSVEEVQAQLAEKTTLLSEARLKEQEFVDRIHSLEDKIRFFQKNSVVTHLGSPYKDPGYNSADALSEPTEFEYLRKVLFEYMMGRETKTMAKVITSMLKFPPDQTQKVLDKEDSKAVPWLR comes from the exons ATGTTCAAGAAGCTGAAGCAAAGAATCAACGACGAGCAGCCGCAGCCGCCGCCGCACAGGAATGCGCAGTCCCCACAGCAGGCCCAG GTTGGCGCTGGAGACAGGCGGAGCAGCAACACCCCTGCCTTTCACCATGAGGCCACACCCTCTCCAAGTGACAGAGAG AGTGCCTCTAAAGAAGTAACAAGGTCTCCCAGGGGTAGCATCAATGGAGATGGAAGTGCTTCTCCTCAG CAGAGGGATGAGACCTCAACATCATTTGCCCAGAAATTACAATTGAAGGTTCCATCCATGGAGTCTCTGCTCCGTGGTGGTGCCAGTCGGGCAGAAAATCTGTTCCGCTCCTCTTCCAAAGAGAGCTTGGTCCGCAGTCCATCCCGTGACTCCCTTACCCCATTGGGGGAGAGTGAGACCTCTGCCACCCCTGCATATGATCCTCCTTCAGATATTGAGAGTGAGGCCGAGGAGTCTCCAGGAAATGTGGACTCCCTTTCCAGAGAGCTGCTGCTGCATCGCCTCAACAGAGTGGAGAGGAGCCTGGCAAACTACAGAGGGAAGTACTCTGAG CTGGTTACAGCGTACCGAACGGTACAACGAGATAAGGAAAAAACCCAG GTTATACTTAGTCAGAGCCAAGATAAAGCCCTTCGTAGGATAGGGGAGCTGAGGGAG GAGTTGCAAATGGACCAGCAGGCCAAGAAGCATCTACAGGACGAATTTGATGCTGCCTTGGAAGAAAAAGACCAGATGATAACTGTCCTCCAGACCCAG GTTGCTCTGATGAAGAAACAATTCAAGAAGGTATCTGATACTGTGGCGCCACCTGATGGTGGAGTGTTACAGTCTGAAGATGCAAGGGACTCCACCTCCACCCCACAGAGCCCCTCTAAGGAGCTTGCAGCAGAGATGGGAGCAACAGAGG CAGAAGAGGGCAGTAGCGACCCAGCCAAAGTGATGGAGGTGCTGCAGAAGAGAGTGAAGAGGCAGGAAAACCTGCTGCAGAAGTGCAAAGACCTGCTGCGAACGCACAAGGAGCGGAGTGCCCAGCTGGGCAGCGAGAATGAAACCCTGCAAGAACAGCTGCAGGAGAGACTGCAGGAGCTGGAGAGGATGAAG GAATTGCACACAACAGAGAAGACAAAGCTGATCACCCAGCTGCGGGATGCTAAGAACCTGATTGAACAACTAGAGCAGGACAAG GGCATGGTGATTGCAGAAACAAAGCGTCAGATGCATGAGACTCTGGAGATGAAGGAGGAGGAGATTGCCCAGTTACGCTCCAGGATCCAGCAGGCTACTGTCCAGAAGGAAGAACTTCAAGAGCAGAAGGAAAAGTCTGAGAAATCAT CGTTTGAAGAACTAGAACGGGCTTTGGGCGTGGCCCAGAGAGCAGAGGAAGCCAGGAAGCAGCTGCAGGTTCAACTGGAGGAGCAGATGAAAGCGATGGAGAAGGCCAATGAGGATGAGAGGAAGAATTTGCAGAAGGAGCTTACACGAGTTAAACAGGAGGTTGTTGTTATAATGAAG AAATCATCTGAGGAGACATTGGCTGATATGGAAAGATGCCACAATGAAGCATTGGCTGCCAAGGAACAGGAACTAGAAGCCAGAATCAGTCAAGCCGTG GAGAAATGTAAAGAAGAGTTTCTGCAGGCGGCTAAGGAGCAAGAACAACAAGAAGCTCTGGCTCTGGAGGATGCAGAACTACAGAAGACTGCTCTGAAAGCAGAGGCTGAGAACAGGGTCAAAGACATACAGTTAGAGCTAGAAGCTGCAAGAACT AGAATACTGGAGCTTGAGAGCTCTCTGGAGAAGAGCACCCAAGATGCATCGGTTCCGTCCCATGACTACTCCAGCCAGTTGGAGGAACTGAAGGCTAAACACAAGGAGCAAATGTCGGCATTACGGGAGGAGCACCGGGAGCAGCTGGAGAGGCATAAAGACATCCTTGCCCAGAAGCACACTTCTTTAGAGGAACTCAAGGAAAAACACAGAATGGAGATGGAGACCCTCTTGAAAGATAAAGAGCTCCAGTTCCAAGCTCACGTTGAAGACATGAACAAGAAAACTTTGGAGAAATTGGATATTAAGCAGACAGAGCTCGAGACGCTTTCTTCTGAACTTTCCATGGTCTTGAAGAGTAAACAGCTTCTGGAGGAGAAGCTGGCAGCAGCTGGAGATGCTGACAATTTAGGCAGACAGGCATTGGAGCAGAGGCTACAAGAAGAGGTGGAAAAGCACAATTTGAAAATATTGAACATCAAGCAACAGCACGAACAGTCACTTGGGGGTATAGAGAAAActctgaaagatgaactgaatgcaTTGAGGATTGTTCTTAAAGAAAAGGAAAGGGAACTTGGAGAACATACCgtaagagaaaaaaaacttgaaGAGGAATCTACAACTCATCTACAGGAGCTAAATATCAAGGTTAAGGAACTGGAGGAGCTACAGCAGAGTTTTTCACAAGCCCAGTCTGAAAAGGAAAGCTTGGTGGAGTCTAATGCGCAGTTAAATGAGATAACTAAGGATCTTGCTCAGAGCAAGAAGGACTTTAAAAATTTGGAGCATCAACTGGAACTTAAAGAAACTGATTGTAAAGAGAAAGAGGAGTCACTTCAGCAAAGGTTACTTGAGCTTCAAGAACTAGAACAGCAGCTACAGCAGACCAAGAGGCAACTTGCTGAGCAAGAGAAATCATATGGGGAAGAACTAAACGTTAAGAAGGAAGAAGTAGGACACCTGAAGAAATTATTGGATGATGAAAAGGCAGCCCACAAAAAGACTGAAAACACCAAAAAGGAAATGGAAGGGAAACTGAAAGCACTGGAAACAAAGATGGGCAAGTTAAAACGGAAAGCCGAGGAAATGCAGGAGAAATTCAAGAAAAAGCTACAGGAAAATGAAGAGTCAATGAAAAAAGAACTTGCGAAGAAGGAGACAGAACTCCAGCAAAAAGAGCAACAAGTCCAAGAGAAAATTCTAGAGATGGCCCAAAAAAGTTCACAAGGTCTCAGCAGTGCAATGTCAGAATTGCAGGTCAACCACAAAGAAGAACTGGAGAAACTGCACAAGACCCATAAGCATGTTCTTGAGGAAATGGAGCATCGTTGGCAGGAGAGGTTGAGACACCAGGAAGATGATTTAACAGAGAAAAATTCACACGTACTACAAGAGAAGTCCCAAGAAATGGAGGACATTTCTCATCAGCTCAGTAGTAGCAAAGAAGAAAGTGAGCGAGCACTACATGAGCTAAAGGACTTAAAGGAGGAGCTGGTAATTCGAGAGACCACTGTACaaaagctgcaagcagagcttaaaGAAGCTGCAGTTAAGCTTGAGAGTTTGTCTCAGGGTGAATTGTTGCTCAAAGAGCAAATGGAGTCAGTTGAAAGAAACCTTAACCAGGCATTGAGTGAGAGAAATTCACTCCAAGATCAGCTGAGCACATCAGAAGACAGCAGAGTGAAGCTGAAGGCGTTGTCAGAAAAGTTTGAGGAAACCGAGGGGCAGCTTAAAGCCCTCAATGCCTCAAAATTGAAGGAAGGTGAAgatttgcagaggaagcttgagGAGAGCGCTTTACAGCTGGAAGCAAAAGAAACAGAATTTCAGAAGCAGCTAATTGTAATTGGCAACCAGATGGAGCATTACTTTAAGGAGGTTCAGATTAAGTTGGAGTGTGGCGCCAATGAACTCTGTGAAAGAGTTGAATGTAGGGTGAGAGAGCTGAGTGAAAGACTTTTGTGTAATCAGAAAAGGATAGGACATCTTAAAAATGTTATCCTTAGTAAAGCAGACAGAATTTGCACTTTAGAGGAGCATCTTTTGCAGCGGCAGGAGGACAATAAGAATCTATGCAGTTCAATAGAGCAGATGACTGCTCAGCTTACAGCTCATATAGAGCATACTGAAGCCTTAACAAATGAAAGGGACAGTCTTCAAAGAGATACTGACACTAATTCTCAATCCATCTCTGAGAAAGTCCTAAGAATCAAACAGCTTAGTGAAGAAAACAAAACTATCTCAGAAAGCCTTCAGACGAATATGTTGCATATTAATGACCTGGAAAGCATCATCAATGACTTGAAAACCCAGTTAGCAGGAAAGGTAGAGGAGAAGGAAGAAGCCATAACTTTGTTGAACCAGCAGTATAAGGAGGAGAAACAAAATGTTGTTGCTCAAATGGAGAAGACAATTGAGAGACTGGAGCAAGAGAGAAAATCTGCAGTGGAGCAGGCTGACATACTCAGGAAAAGTCTGTCTGAGTTTGAGAATAAGGCAGAGTCCAAGTTCACTCAGAACCAAAATACTGTCATCTCTCTGCAAACCAGGCTTGAAGACATGGAGCGAGAAATCTCAGAAAAGAACGAAACTTTGCAGAGGCTTACAGCCAGTATCGACAATCAGTCAATCAGCAAGTCTGAGATGGACCAGGCGCTGAGTGAGAAAGAGCAGAAAGTCAGTGCTCTTACCTTAATGCTTGAGAGCTGCAATGATCGACTTGGTGAGCTTCAGGATCGGTTGGCTTTAAAGACAAAAGAGTGTGAACAACTCACAGCTGACCTAAAACAGCAGCACACCATCAGGGAGAATGAGAAGAGAGAGTTCACTGAGCAGCTGCAGCAAACGCAGAAGCAGTACACTCAGAATTATAATGTGGTTTGCGAGACCGAGGAAAAACTACACTCCCTGGAGAAAGAAAACCAAACTTGTAAATTAGAGCTTAAAAGTCAAAAGGAGGAATTTGAAAAGATGAAAAATGAAATTCtaaagagcaaggaggagagtctgAAGGCAACAGAGGAGAGGCTGTCAACAGAAAGCGCCAGGAAAGTATCAGAATTTAAAAAGAAAGCAGAGCAGAAACTGGTTCAGATTAAAAAACAGCTTATGTCACAGATTGAGGAGAAAGATCAGATCATCAAAGATCGTCAGACTAGCTTGGAAGAACTCAAGGATAGCGAAGAATCCAATAAACATCACATGGAAACCCTCGAAGAGAAAGGACGAGCACTTGAGGATGCTGTTGCTAAACTCAAAGAGGAGCAGGAAAAACATCTCGAACAGATTCAGACCAGTGAGAAGCTTGAGAAAGAAAAGTGTTTGGATGAATTGAAAAACATGTATGAAGAAAAGCTATCTTCACTTCAGAGAGATATAGGCCAGGTGTCTAAAGCAGATGAAACTCTCGCAACATTAGAGGAAGTTAGAGCAAGGCTAAAAGAAGCAGAAGAGCAGAATGAAAACCTCTCCACCGAAATTAGTCGTTTGAAAGAACAACTACTTGAGAGGGATGCACAACTTGATCAGCAACAGGGAGTAAGTTCATGCTTGGAGAAACAGGGCCAGATTCCACTTGAACTGGAGAATGAGGTGAATGTGGGACAGAGCAATGTGGAGAAAACCAAGAGCACATTGGGAACGGAGCAGGGGAACCATTCTGTTTCTCAGGAAGAAGACGGTGCATCTCCAGAGTTCTTGAGGAAGAAATTGGTAGAGGTCGAGAATGAAAAGCAGAAAATCCAGAAAGACTTAACCCGTTTGCAGAAGGACATCAGGTTGTTGAGAAAGGAGCATGAGCAGGACCTAGACTATACAAGGAAAGAGCTGGCAGAGGCAAATGAGTCAAAGCTCAA ACTCGAGCTGGAAGATGTAGAAATGAAGCACAAGTCTGAACTGAAGCAGTTAATGAGGGAGTTCAACACACAAATGGCTTTGAAAGAAAACGAGATTGATACGTCAGTGAAAGAGACCATCG CGAAGGCCCAGAGCGTGGAAGCGGAGCTCATCAGTGGCCATCGGGAGGAAGTCAGTCAGCTGCAGAAG AGCCgggaggaggagatgggggaCAGAGTGTGGCAAGTCCAGAAAGAGCTAGAGGAGCTACAAACAAGATGCCATGATAATTCTACG atgAGTGTTGAGGAAGTGCAG